A window from Scyliorhinus canicula chromosome 19, sScyCan1.1, whole genome shotgun sequence encodes these proteins:
- the LOC119953920 gene encoding uncharacterized protein LOC119953920, with amino-acid sequence MNPGQESRPSPPPYSEPPRGMPETSMGTLPSGADRHPLYPDISTMTTSDSRVAHHTRSKASCRPKSALPDAPEPFNYHKGDEEREGDSKFLGNVLNAPMIEVAGPEGQPILVHRPWTMKDIECAYEQLPDPREAGGQKFAGEVRRFCLEFRPTSHEMRRLLGRKLGADIPKIRYNWPGDNVRACQVQPDHADNVPYNAFVTGLVDACQTAFPVRMDMTKIATCKQRDGETVSQYLTRLTEVHNAHSGLTPPADINTAEVTPYEAHLRNSFMNGLSEDIAKKVKNTCITWDTGKLNLIEQHAMHAEKLLTQEKVKRNKRREDQSHQAQLTMMQMVTQVAEGQQRGRGRGQTRGRGRGGRGRGKTDGCFTCGSKDHWARDCPTKRQEGPRDNDDNGN; translated from the coding sequence ATGAACCCAGGCCAAGAGTCGCGACCGAGCCCTCCACCATATAGTGAACCCCCTCGGGGAATGCCTGAGACGTCCATGGGAACTCTACCGTCAGGAGCTGACCGTCACCCCCTTTACCCAGACATCAGTACCATGACTACATCTGACTCCCGAGTAGCTCACCATACCCGGAGTAAGGCGTCGTGCAGACCTAAATCTGCCCTTCCAGATGCACCAGAACCGTTTAATTATCACAAAGGCGACGAAGAAAGGGAAGGAGACAGTAAATTCCTCGGCAATGTCCTCAATGCTCCAATGATAGAAGTGGCGGGCCCGGAAGGACAACCGATACTTGTCCACAGACCGTGGACAATGAAAGACATTGAATGTGCCTATGAACAACTCCCAGATCCCAGAGAAGCGGGAGGCCAGAAATTTGCAGGCGAGGTACGCAGGTTCTGCCTCGAGTTTCGCCCCACGTCTCATGAGATGCGGCGATTATTGGGGAGGAAATTGGGCGCAGACATCCCCAAGATCCGATACAATTGGCCAGGTGATAATGTACGAGCTTGCCAAGTTCAACCAGACCATGCAGATAATGTGCCTTATAACGCCTTTGTTACAGGTCTGGTGGACGCCTGTCAAACTGCCTTTCCGGTAAGAATGGACATGACAAAAATTGCCACGTGTAAGCAGCGTGACGGTGAAACTGTGTCCCAGTACCTGACCCGGCTCACAGAAGTCCATAACGCTCATAGTGGACTTACACCACCAGCTGACATAAATACAGCTGAAGTGACTCCGTATGAGGCACATCTGCGGAACAGTTTTATGAATGGATTAAGTGAGGACATCGCTAAGAAGGTGAAAAATACATGTATTACATGGGACACAGGGAAACTCAACTTAATCGAACAACACGCCATGCACGCTGAAAAGCTACTGACACAAGAAAAGGTGAAGCGGAACAAAAGGAGGGAGGATCAGAGTCACCAAGCACAGCTAACTATGATGCAGATGGTGACACAGGTTGCAGAAGGTCAGCAACGAGGAAGAGGTAGAGGACAGACAAGAGGAAGAGGCAGGGGAGGTCGAGGACGCGGTAAGACGGATGGGTGTTTCACGTGCGGAAGCAAGGATCACTGGGCAAGAGACTGCCCAACAAAGAGACAAGAAGGGCCAAGAGACAATGATGACAATGGTAATTGA